In one Diabrotica virgifera virgifera chromosome 5, PGI_DIABVI_V3a genomic region, the following are encoded:
- the LOC126885442 gene encoding uncharacterized protein LOC126885442, translating into MSSSESTELSPSNSAQNADEPTQPESFSKSEHESSDDDASGDESAPRASSPKSEMEEEYSSSEDEQMPENKFSDEEVRVAYEDLEETPQVSSENETCDSETPQVSEKPQARVEFDTSNSCNRRSEKKQANKRPRNPSSPTQNPELKKAKDLDAMQRSIDEMIARLHQSEIARKQDQKAYDQQIDRLMAELQKLNAINAQKDEENRGLVSRLMSLTQGPKASPEPTHDIASTNAKIEELIMNLQNSEAIRQRERERHGRETAEMMAELKQLRATIEQKDLRNQELVDQLMRLTAEK; encoded by the coding sequence ATGTCGTCTTCTGAAAGCACAGAGCTTTCACCGAGCAATTCCGCTCAAAATGCTGATGAACCCACCCAACCCGAATCCTTCTCGAAGTCAGAGCATGAGTCGTCTGACGACGATGCTTCTGGCGACGAATCCGCCCCTAGAGCCTCTTCCCCCAAGTCGGAGATGGAGGAAGAGTACTCTAGTTCTGAAGATGAACAAATGCCAGAAAATAAGTTCTCCGATGAAGAGGTCAGAGTAGCTTACGAAGACCTCGAAGAAACCCCTCAGGTTTCTTCAGAAAACGAAACTTGCGACTCTGAAACCCCTCAGGTCTCAGAAAAACCCCAAGCCCGTGTAGAATTCGACACTTCGAATAGCTGCAACCGACGCTCCGAGAAAAAACAGGCAAATAAAAGGCCTCGTAACCCCTCAAGCCCTACCCAAAATCCTGAGCTGAAAAAAGCCAAAGATTTAGATGCGATGCAACGATCGATCGACGAAATGATCGCTCGGCTGCATCAGTCCGAAATTGCCAGAAAGCAAGACCAAAAAGCCTATGACCAGCAAATTGATCGATTAATGGCAGAGCTACAAAAGCTCAATGCCATTAACGCTCAGAAAGACGAGGAAAACCGAGGGCTAGTCTCAAGGTTGATGAGTCTTACGCAAGGACCAAAAGCTTCCCCTGAACCCACCCACGATATAGCATCTACGAACGCGAAGATCGAGGAGCTCATCATGAATCTCCAGAACTCGGAAGCCATAAGACAGAGGGAAAGAGAGAGACATGgtagagaaacagccgagatgATGGCCGAGCTAAAACAGCTAAGGGCCACGATCGAGCAAAAAGATCTAAGAAACCAGGAGTTAGTCGATCAGCTGATGAGACTAACTGCTGAAAAGTAA